A single Leptospiraceae bacterium DNA region contains:
- the alaS gene encoding alanine--tRNA ligase produces MKKFTCKELRKAWVDFFVSKDHLHLPSSSLLPAEDPTLLFTSAGMVPFKEYFNGTKKPPHPRIATIQKCLRTTDLESVGKTARHCTFFEMLGNFSFGDYFKKEAIEWAYEFSIKVLEIDPEKIHVSVYHEDQEAYEIWNKHIGIPEHKIVRLGKEQNWWGPAGDSGPCGPCTELYFDRGEHICHTETGCGNPATCKPGNDCDRFFEYWNLVFNEYFQDTEGNLHPLPQKGIDTGAGLERIVALLNGTDSVYETDELLSLKEEIQKQIETILKRKLDFSFQTQSALRVLTDHVRSVTFAMSDGIFPENTGRGYVIRRIIRRALLFAYQLGITEAILYKIQPKVVEIYASFYPELEEHRKKVQDVLYEEEQRFLETLNKGMKKWEEFLEEHKKEQKQVFDGEKAFILYDTFGFPVEITRELAEKEGLSLDIETFNQKMEEQKQLSKQTQQWKDFQFPHNFPLINEQTEFTGYFKYREKSKILAIIYNNQSITKLDKKDIAIIITDRTNFYPEGGGQIGDTGIIKKRQSLFRVIDTKKKGNLILHIGHVEKGKFQVGDEVDLIIDEEKRKFTTYHHSATHLLHKALRDVLGDSVFQTGSLVSDEYLRFDFSYNKRLTEQQLEEVERRVIDAILAKADVKIKHLPLEEAKKTGALAFFGEKYGEIVRIIEMGENGKYSMEFCGGCHVQNTNEIRYFHIIKESSPGAGNRRIEAVANQKALQYFYEKIQKLKKEWEDKNQKMPNQLSWNLPETMEEITEYMSSNPYSSIQLEKRIIQFEIQLQEIEKKLKKELKKEKSLEHLLEKNLQFENLNSVKLYSFIEENLTPEELRILGDKIKEKEPYALILAASVQKEKASLMFTCTKKLIELGIDCSELLSQSVKAFSGKGGGKKDLAQGGVEKNYVNEVISFAKKLAREKILK; encoded by the coding sequence ATGAAAAAATTTACCTGTAAAGAACTTCGAAAAGCTTGGGTTGATTTTTTTGTTTCTAAAGATCATTTACATCTTCCTTCTTCGAGTTTATTACCTGCAGAAGATCCTACGCTTTTATTTACTTCCGCTGGGATGGTTCCCTTCAAAGAGTATTTCAATGGAACGAAAAAACCACCACACCCACGAATAGCCACAATTCAAAAATGCTTGAGAACAACAGACTTAGAAAGTGTAGGAAAAACCGCAAGACACTGCACTTTTTTCGAAATGCTGGGGAATTTTAGCTTTGGAGATTACTTCAAAAAAGAAGCCATTGAGTGGGCGTATGAATTCTCCATCAAAGTTTTAGAAATTGATCCCGAAAAAATCCATGTATCTGTTTATCATGAAGATCAAGAAGCTTACGAAATTTGGAATAAACACATAGGAATTCCAGAACACAAAATCGTTCGTTTGGGGAAAGAGCAGAATTGGTGGGGTCCTGCAGGGGATTCGGGTCCTTGTGGTCCTTGCACAGAACTCTATTTTGATCGAGGTGAGCATATTTGTCATACAGAAACAGGATGTGGAAATCCTGCCACGTGTAAACCTGGTAATGATTGCGATCGTTTCTTTGAATACTGGAATTTAGTTTTCAATGAATACTTTCAAGATACAGAGGGAAATCTTCATCCTTTACCCCAAAAGGGAATTGATACGGGAGCTGGGCTAGAACGTATTGTTGCTTTGCTCAACGGCACTGATAGTGTTTATGAAACCGATGAACTACTCTCATTAAAAGAAGAAATCCAAAAACAAATAGAAACTATCCTCAAACGAAAGCTGGATTTTTCTTTTCAAACTCAATCTGCTTTGAGAGTTTTAACGGATCATGTTCGTTCTGTTACTTTTGCCATGAGTGATGGGATTTTCCCAGAAAATACAGGAAGAGGTTACGTCATTCGTCGAATAATCCGAAGAGCTCTGTTATTTGCATACCAACTGGGGATCACAGAAGCAATTCTTTATAAAATCCAACCTAAGGTCGTAGAAATTTATGCTTCTTTTTACCCAGAGCTCGAAGAACACAGAAAAAAGGTTCAAGATGTACTATATGAAGAAGAACAACGCTTTTTAGAAACCTTGAACAAAGGAATGAAAAAGTGGGAAGAATTCTTAGAAGAACACAAAAAAGAACAAAAACAAGTTTTTGATGGAGAAAAGGCATTTATTCTTTATGACACTTTTGGTTTTCCTGTGGAAATCACTCGTGAATTAGCTGAGAAAGAAGGACTAAGTTTAGACATCGAAACTTTTAACCAAAAAATGGAGGAACAAAAACAACTATCAAAACAAACACAACAATGGAAAGACTTTCAATTTCCTCATAATTTCCCCCTCATCAATGAACAAACGGAGTTCACAGGTTACTTTAAATATCGAGAAAAGAGCAAAATCCTCGCCATCATTTATAATAATCAATCCATAACAAAACTAGATAAAAAAGACATCGCCATCATTATAACAGATAGGACCAATTTCTATCCCGAAGGTGGTGGACAAATCGGAGACACAGGGATAATAAAAAAAAGACAAAGTCTTTTCCGAGTGATTGATACCAAAAAGAAGGGAAATCTTATCTTACACATTGGACACGTAGAAAAGGGAAAATTCCAAGTAGGTGATGAAGTAGATTTGATCATTGATGAAGAGAAAAGAAAATTCACAACTTATCATCATAGTGCTACCCACTTGTTGCATAAAGCCTTGAGGGATGTTTTAGGAGATTCTGTTTTTCAAACGGGTTCTCTGGTATCGGATGAATATTTACGTTTTGATTTTTCTTATAACAAAAGGTTAACAGAACAACAGTTAGAAGAAGTAGAACGGCGAGTGATTGATGCCATCCTTGCCAAAGCGGACGTAAAAATCAAACATCTACCCTTAGAAGAAGCCAAAAAAACAGGAGCTCTTGCTTTCTTTGGTGAAAAATATGGAGAAATCGTGAGGATCATCGAAATGGGAGAAAACGGTAAATATTCGATGGAGTTCTGTGGAGGTTGCCATGTTCAAAACACAAATGAAATACGATACTTTCATATCATCAAAGAAAGTAGCCCTGGTGCTGGCAATCGAAGGATAGAAGCCGTTGCAAACCAAAAAGCCCTACAATATTTCTACGAAAAAATACAAAAACTAAAAAAAGAATGGGAAGACAAAAACCAAAAAATGCCCAATCAACTTTCCTGGAATTTACCGGAAACGATGGAAGAGATAACCGAATATATGAGTTCAAATCCCTATTCTTCCATCCAATTGGAAAAACGTATCATTCAATTCGAAATTCAGCTCCAAGAAATAGAAAAAAAACTCAAAAAGGAACTTAAAAAAGAAAAGTCATTAGAACACTTATTAGAAAAAAATCTCCAATTCGAAAATCTGAACTCCGTCAAATTATATTCTTTTATAGAAGAGAACCTGACTCCAGAAGAACTACGAATT
- a CDS encoding YgcG family protein, with translation MKKIYKLYLSILLIIWNFFSISFLSAQGNQDFVPIPPLTGRVVDLTNTLTETQINQLTNKLEQIEQTTKAQVVVVLLPTTGIETIEEYSIRLAEEWKIGRKGYDDGLILLVAKEDRKIRLEVGYGLEGIIPDAIAKRILSEVIIPEFRKGNFYEGIDKGIDVIRQRLQSEEQNVDFNRSDQDATQEDTGKYFTIVIIPMFVAFFLRYLLGFLRSFLVTAFGTTILSLFLFGFSWEILFLIFLFSFLGSLGVFSKGRTSVGFSRGGFSYGGGFSGGGGGFGGGGASGSW, from the coding sequence ATGAAAAAAATTTATAAATTATATTTATCAATTTTACTTATAATCTGGAACTTCTTTTCGATTTCTTTTCTATCAGCTCAAGGTAATCAAGATTTTGTTCCCATACCGCCCTTGACTGGAAGAGTTGTCGATTTGACCAATACTTTGACAGAAACACAAATCAATCAACTCACAAACAAACTCGAACAGATAGAGCAAACCACCAAAGCACAGGTAGTTGTGGTTTTGCTTCCTACTACAGGAATCGAAACCATTGAAGAATATTCGATCCGATTAGCCGAAGAATGGAAAATTGGAAGAAAAGGTTATGATGATGGCTTGATTCTTTTGGTTGCAAAAGAAGATCGAAAGATTCGCCTCGAGGTGGGTTATGGCTTAGAAGGAATCATTCCTGATGCGATAGCTAAAAGAATCCTTTCCGAAGTTATCATCCCTGAATTTCGAAAAGGAAACTTCTACGAAGGGATTGACAAAGGAATTGATGTTATCAGGCAAAGATTACAAAGTGAAGAACAAAATGTAGATTTTAATAGGTCGGATCAAGATGCTACACAAGAAGATACTGGCAAGTATTTTACGATAGTAATCATTCCCATGTTTGTTGCCTTTTTTCTGAGGTATCTTTTGGGCTTTTTGAGGTCCTTTTTGGTCACTGCCTTTGGAACCACGATTCTTTCTTTGTTTCTTTTTGGGTTTTCTTGGGAGATTTTATTTTTGATTTTTTTGTTCTCTTTTTTGGGATCTTTAGGAGTTTTTTCTAAGGGAAGAACTTCAGTAGGATTTTCTCGAGGTGGTTTTAGTTATGGGGGTGGATTTTCTGGAGGTGGTGGAGGTTTTGGTGGAGGTGGTGCAAGCGGTAGTTGGTAG
- the metE gene encoding 5-methyltetrahydropteroyltriglutamate--homocysteine S-methyltransferase, with protein sequence MKTTIYGYPKIGRYRELKTALESYWGGEITKEEMLSRANEVNQQRMKKYISHQIDLIPSGDFSLYDFVLDVSTMLDLIPERFRDVEDSLDQYFAMARGNQKAIACEMTKWFDTNYHYIVPELSDQVSLKKNHPLESYRHALKEFSLQTKPVLVGPFTFTYLSKIFKNVNGSVASEKAFESEKFEYYLNLVVEGYIQALKELEKEKCEYVQLDEPALVMDLSDNHKKLVLSIYDKIAKSLSSLKILIQTYYESITDYKELVFRLPVYGVGLDFVLGQENWGFIENFGFPSDKVLVAGLISGRDIWKTDFEEIMSHFKTIEKKVSLDRVILSNSSPLFHVPVTIEDEKGHLPEDLLTVLSFADEKLTELNMLKNIIEGKEKIPKSPLKEFFSKYENQEVRKKIQEIKSMHIERKTPFKERYEKQNSLLNLSHFPTTTIGSFPQTKELRKVRADYKAKKISQSEYDDYIKKQIENVIKVQEELGLDILVHGEFERSDMVEFFGEKLKGFAFTKNGWVQSYGSRCVRPPIIYGDVSRPEPMTLKEIVYAQSLTKKPVKGMLTGAVTILNWSFYRKDLPKEEIAYQIALALNEEVLDLQKAGIKIIQIDEPAFREGLPLKKSKQPHYLDWAVKAFRLSHFGVEDTTQIHTHMCYSEFDEIIEYIYKMDADVISIEASRSKGDIVSAFENFRYDKGIGLGVYDIHSPRVPTKEEMQEIVSRGLKVIDKGLFWINPDCGLKTRKWDEVIPSLRNMVEVAKTLREKV encoded by the coding sequence ATGAAAACCACAATTTATGGTTATCCAAAAATTGGAAGATACAGAGAATTAAAAACTGCGTTGGAGTCCTACTGGGGCGGAGAAATCACAAAAGAAGAAATGTTATCAAGAGCTAATGAAGTCAATCAACAAAGAATGAAAAAATATATCAGCCATCAGATCGATCTGATTCCTTCTGGGGATTTTTCTTTGTATGATTTTGTCTTGGATGTTTCTACGATGTTGGATTTAATTCCTGAGAGGTTTCGGGATGTGGAAGACAGCCTTGATCAATATTTTGCCATGGCAAGAGGGAATCAAAAAGCCATTGCCTGTGAAATGACAAAATGGTTTGATACGAATTATCATTATATTGTTCCGGAACTTTCAGATCAAGTTTCATTAAAGAAAAATCATCCTTTGGAGAGTTATCGTCATGCACTCAAAGAATTTTCCCTTCAAACAAAGCCAGTATTGGTGGGACCTTTTACTTTTACTTATTTGTCGAAAATCTTTAAAAATGTGAATGGTTCGGTTGCTTCAGAAAAGGCTTTCGAAAGTGAAAAATTCGAATATTATTTGAACCTTGTAGTTGAGGGTTATATTCAAGCTCTTAAAGAATTAGAGAAAGAAAAATGTGAATACGTCCAACTTGATGAGCCTGCTTTGGTGATGGATTTGTCTGACAACCACAAAAAGCTAGTTTTGTCCATTTATGATAAAATAGCAAAATCCTTATCTTCTCTTAAGATCCTTATTCAAACATATTATGAAAGTATAACTGACTATAAAGAACTCGTTTTTCGACTTCCGGTTTATGGGGTAGGTTTGGATTTTGTTTTGGGTCAAGAGAATTGGGGGTTTATAGAAAATTTTGGATTTCCTTCAGACAAGGTTTTGGTTGCAGGTCTGATTTCCGGAAGAGACATTTGGAAAACAGATTTCGAAGAAATCATGAGTCATTTCAAAACAATAGAAAAAAAAGTATCACTGGATCGAGTCATTCTTTCGAACTCATCGCCGCTATTTCACGTGCCGGTAACAATCGAAGATGAAAAAGGACACCTCCCCGAAGATTTGTTAACTGTTTTGTCTTTTGCAGATGAAAAATTAACAGAGCTTAATATGTTGAAAAATATCATTGAAGGAAAAGAAAAAATTCCCAAAAGTCCATTAAAAGAATTTTTCTCAAAATATGAAAATCAAGAAGTAAGAAAGAAAATCCAAGAGATAAAAAGCATGCACATTGAAAGAAAAACTCCCTTCAAAGAAAGATACGAAAAACAAAATTCCTTATTGAATCTTTCTCATTTCCCAACAACTACAATTGGAAGTTTCCCTCAAACAAAAGAATTAAGAAAGGTCAGAGCTGATTACAAAGCAAAGAAGATATCCCAGAGTGAATACGATGACTACATTAAAAAACAAATCGAAAATGTCATCAAGGTTCAGGAAGAGTTGGGATTAGATATTTTAGTGCATGGGGAGTTTGAACGTTCCGATATGGTAGAATTTTTTGGAGAAAAACTGAAAGGCTTTGCTTTTACCAAAAATGGATGGGTGCAATCCTATGGTTCAAGGTGTGTGAGACCTCCGATTATTTATGGTGATGTTTCTCGTCCTGAACCCATGACTTTGAAAGAAATCGTATATGCCCAAAGTTTAACTAAAAAACCCGTAAAAGGAATGTTAACTGGTGCAGTTACAATCTTAAACTGGTCCTTTTATCGAAAAGATTTACCCAAAGAAGAGATTGCCTATCAAATTGCCTTGGCATTGAATGAGGAAGTTTTGGATTTACAAAAAGCAGGTATCAAAATCATTCAAATTGATGAACCTGCTTTTCGGGAAGGTCTGCCATTAAAGAAATCCAAACAACCCCATTATTTGGATTGGGCGGTGAAGGCTTTTCGTTTATCCCATTTTGGTGTAGAAGATACTACCCAAATCCATACCCATATGTGCTATTCTGAATTTGACGAAATCATCGAATATATCTACAAAATGGATGCAGACGTAATATCAATCGAAGCATCTCGTAGCAAAGGAGACATTGTATCTGCGTTTGAGAATTTCCGTTATGACAAAGGGATTGGTCTTGGAGTTTATGATATCCATTCTCCACGTGTACCAACCAAAGAAGAAATGCAGGAGATTGTTTCAAGAGGATTGAAAGTGATCGACAAAGGTCTGTTCTGGATTAACCCTGATTGTGGATTAA
- a CDS encoding SGNH/GDSL hydrolase family protein gives MGVDFLEVVEVLVEVVQAVVGRILIFLWVLFVFLSCDRRKTIEDYLPNLLECYVFGTCSTGSRYGMIGDSWTDAFLGIEVEQDLFDQLTKRYRYKIVASNVGGLSLKEELEWRRGFISVIKNAGPELEYMLLSIGGNDIIFPISEFQTHGVENTIKKRLDQFEEDLKTLMVLGNQLKFTLYQGKPLKWIIHGYDFPNPEIEESCILNAVEKGMPKEEAINLISRILNEFNQRLEVLSKTTLNLYYIDLRGTLGGPPISKKEFMLDCLHPNTLGFQLLTDRYVQQLQFIEKNL, from the coding sequence ATGGGGGTGGATTTTCTGGAGGTGGTGGAGGTTTTGGTGGAGGTGGTGCAAGCGGTAGTTGGTAGGATATTGATCTTTTTGTGGGTACTTTTCGTTTTCCTTTCGTGTGATAGAAGAAAGACCATCGAAGACTATCTACCCAATCTTTTGGAATGTTATGTTTTTGGAACTTGTTCTACGGGTTCTCGCTACGGAATGATTGGAGATAGCTGGACCGATGCCTTTTTAGGGATTGAAGTAGAACAGGATTTATTCGATCAACTTACAAAGAGATATCGATATAAAATTGTTGCATCAAACGTTGGGGGATTGTCTTTGAAAGAGGAATTGGAATGGAGAAGAGGATTCATTTCTGTCATAAAAAATGCTGGACCCGAATTAGAATACATGCTCCTAAGCATAGGTGGTAATGACATTATTTTTCCTATTTCAGAGTTTCAAACTCATGGCGTAGAAAACACCATCAAGAAGCGTTTGGATCAATTCGAAGAGGACCTAAAAACCCTGATGGTTTTGGGGAATCAACTCAAGTTTACTTTGTACCAGGGAAAACCCTTAAAATGGATCATACATGGCTATGATTTTCCTAATCCTGAAATTGAAGAATCGTGTATACTAAATGCAGTCGAAAAAGGGATGCCAAAAGAAGAAGCTATAAATTTAATCAGTAGAATTTTAAATGAGTTCAATCAACGATTGGAAGTTTTATCAAAAACAACTTTGAATTTATATTATATTGACTTGAGAGGAACCTTAGGAGGACCTCCCATTTCCAAAAAAGAATTCATGTTGGATTGTTTGCATCCGAATACACTTGGCTTTCAACTCTTGACTGATCGATATGTTCAACAATTACAATTTATTGAGAAAAATTTATAA
- a CDS encoding LemA family protein encodes MKFHRLLLMTIVFVVFNHCGYNEIQMQDEAVKAAWAEVLNQYKRRADLIPQLVKVVEAFAIQEKEVLVQVTEARAKVGTIQATPELINNPEAFRRFQQAQGELSNALSRLMVVVEQYPQLKSDANFRDLQAQIEGTENRIAVARKRYIDSVQEYNTTIRIFPNVITAKIFGYTEKPQFEVENLQDISKPPEIQINTNKK; translated from the coding sequence ATGAAATTCCATCGTTTACTTTTGATGACCATTGTTTTCGTGGTTTTCAACCATTGTGGTTATAACGAAATCCAGATGCAGGACGAGGCGGTAAAAGCTGCCTGGGCAGAAGTTTTGAACCAATACAAACGAAGAGCTGATTTGATTCCTCAGTTGGTAAAAGTTGTAGAAGCCTTCGCAATTCAAGAAAAAGAAGTTTTGGTTCAAGTTACTGAAGCTCGTGCCAAAGTGGGAACTATACAAGCCACACCTGAGTTAATCAACAATCCTGAGGCTTTTCGAAGATTTCAACAAGCACAAGGAGAGTTATCCAACGCCCTAAGTAGATTAATGGTAGTTGTAGAGCAGTATCCTCAACTCAAATCCGATGCGAACTTCCGGGATTTACAAGCTCAGATTGAAGGAACAGAAAATCGGATAGCTGTTGCCCGCAAACGATATATCGACTCCGTCCAAGAATATAATACCACCATCAGAATTTTTCCGAATGTGATTACAGCAAAGATTTTTGGTTATACAGAAAAACCCCAATTCGAAGTAGAAAACCTACAGGACATTTCAAAACCCCCAGAAATCCAAATCAATACAAATAAAAAATGA
- a CDS encoding cation:proton antiporter, translating into MAIFQEILMILFVNIFVLWIFSLLRLPEILGLIFTGFLLGPYGFKFIQNSEDIEIISEIGLILLLFTIGLEFSFKELQKNKRDVVVIGFLQVSLTFLISLLVLQFLPLITSIVLGMVISLSSTAIVLKIFQDQNEIHTPYGKVSISILIFQDLIAIIYLLFLPFLKEISQLDYSNIGIFHTGFLLFVLKMILFLLIFFLLYKYIIPFVLVKIVQLRNRDIFVLSIITLCFLIAFLTYKVGLSLAFGAFLAGLLISETPFSFESMSNVIPFKIIFTSIFFTSIGMLIDIYFLFSLKNLLFVLFLLVFIFLIKSVVIFFIILFFYRNLRIAFISSLSLFQVGEFSFIVLKNALNLEIIDHYTYQAFLVSSIFTMLLTPFLILKSQNLSDKFVNFINKLNTEKNRNFLSKFFKTSSTEAKEHSSHLDIKDHIIIVGFGINGRNVAKAAQIMDIPYVILEMNIKTVQNEKKSGEPIFYGDATNEALLKHVQIEKAKLLVIVINDFQSTKRIISIAKKLNPNIYIIARTRYVLEVPKLFEIGADEVIPEEFETSIQIFRKILEHYNYSFGEIQFFTEELRISGYDILRREQIKS; encoded by the coding sequence ATGGCAATATTTCAGGAAATCCTGATGATTCTTTTTGTGAACATCTTTGTTCTTTGGATCTTTTCTTTATTGAGATTACCAGAGATATTGGGCTTAATCTTTACGGGTTTTTTATTAGGACCCTATGGCTTTAAATTTATACAAAACTCAGAAGACATAGAAATCATTTCGGAAATTGGACTTATTCTTTTGTTATTTACTATTGGATTAGAGTTTTCGTTCAAAGAGCTACAGAAGAACAAAAGAGATGTGGTTGTGATTGGTTTTCTGCAAGTGAGTTTGACCTTTTTGATTTCGCTTTTGGTTCTTCAATTTTTGCCTCTGATTACAAGTATCGTTCTGGGAATGGTCATCAGTTTGAGTAGCACTGCAATTGTTTTAAAGATTTTTCAGGACCAAAACGAAATCCACACACCTTATGGAAAAGTCTCCATTTCCATCTTGATTTTTCAGGATTTGATTGCAATCATTTATTTGTTGTTTTTGCCTTTCTTGAAGGAAATCTCCCAACTTGATTATTCCAACATTGGGATTTTTCATACAGGTTTTTTGTTGTTTGTTTTGAAGATGATCTTATTTTTGTTGATATTCTTTCTTCTATACAAATACATCATTCCCTTTGTTTTAGTTAAAATTGTTCAACTACGAAATCGAGACATTTTTGTTTTGAGTATCATTACGTTGTGTTTTCTGATTGCGTTTTTGACCTATAAAGTTGGGCTTTCATTGGCTTTTGGGGCATTTTTAGCAGGACTTTTGATTTCCGAAACTCCTTTTAGCTTCGAATCCATGAGTAATGTGATTCCTTTTAAGATTATTTTTACGAGTATTTTCTTTACTTCGATTGGAATGCTGATTGACATTTACTTTTTGTTTTCTTTGAAGAATTTACTCTTCGTTTTGTTTCTTTTGGTCTTTATTTTTTTGATCAAATCAGTTGTGATTTTCTTTATTATTCTTTTTTTTTATCGAAACTTACGTATCGCATTTATCAGTAGTCTATCTCTCTTTCAAGTCGGTGAATTTTCGTTTATTGTGCTAAAAAATGCCCTCAATTTAGAAATCATCGATCATTATACCTATCAAGCCTTTTTGGTTTCATCAATTTTCACAATGCTACTAACACCTTTTTTGATCTTGAAGTCTCAAAACTTATCAGATAAGTTTGTAAACTTTATAAATAAACTCAACACGGAAAAAAACAGAAACTTTTTGAGCAAATTTTTCAAAACCTCGAGTACTGAAGCAAAAGAACATTCATCACATCTCGACATCAAAGATCATATCATAATAGTAGGGTTTGGTATTAACGGAAGAAATGTTGCTAAAGCGGCTCAAATCATGGACATTCCCTATGTAATACTTGAGATGAATATCAAAACAGTCCAAAATGAGAAAAAATCAGGAGAACCTATTTTTTATGGTGATGCTACCAACGAAGCTCTACTGAAACACGTCCAAATAGAAAAAGCAAAACTCTTGGTAATTGTGATCAATGACTTTCAAAGCACGAAAAGAATTATCTCCATCGCAAAGAAACTAAATCCCAATATCTATATCATTGCAAGAACTCGGTATGTGCTTGAGGTTCCAAAGTTGTTCGAAATAGGGGCTGATGAAGTTATCCCTGAGGAATTCGAAACTTCCATTCAAATCTTTCGAAAAATTCTTGAACATTATAATTATTCTTTCGGAGAAATTCAATTTTTCACAGAAGAGCTGAGGATTTCTGGCTATGATATCTTGAGAAGAGAACAAATCAAATCATAA